A part of bacterium genomic DNA contains:
- a CDS encoding T9SS type A sorting domain-containing protein codes for MRKLIIALVRTLLMVAQVGLAQTPFLINDERHGIDLSNSQFLASPQPSAASHQQTAWAAATDTVFRILPYSTAYLVIAKNGLFRAADTSTALANLNAPFPTDNRTVIRTFPALLGWNTVNYNGVFRSLNDGASWTQLNVPLALNSASLFTDLAGNMFVHNIALYRSTDNGNTWRSLNTGFNTAGYSFFLGSMNGHIFAANTSGSSLSRGLFRTIDNGDNWTQLPLPLPAGHRVFTMSIRSDALAFAITDSNNVSATRRLYRSTDNGQTWILANVPQANNLAFSPIAGTVFVTSLDGTVRRSNNNGQTWILTSLAGFSSFVPLWFSGDSVFAFNSTQGSVAFFRSTNNGETWENLNAPLRNWSFLRISFPIYVTGDSSVYRFGADNRWAKFVFPEPLESGLTIGLSISSPYLLAFGSRFDVALRTVVGQTSMWQLHDDTGIWQKARLPDQTKFFWLQMQTLHTIGNVFYLGTFDSGVLRSADQGLTWTPLLPSATSVAETNRPIRDFSLHQNYPNPFNPSTQISFALPQAQKVTLKVFDLTGKEVATLLQNTHKPAGAHEVIFAAGQLASGVYLYRLQAGEWVETKKMILVR; via the coding sequence ATGAGAAAACTGATCATTGCCCTCGTACGAACGCTTCTGATGGTCGCGCAGGTGGGATTGGCACAAACGCCTTTTCTCATTAATGACGAACGACACGGAATAGACCTCAGCAATTCACAGTTTCTCGCCTCACCACAACCTTCAGCAGCATCTCATCAACAAACAGCTTGGGCCGCCGCAACTGACACGGTTTTTCGAATTCTGCCATACTCCACGGCGTATTTGGTGATCGCCAAAAACGGTCTGTTTCGCGCGGCGGATACTTCAACCGCATTGGCCAATCTAAATGCGCCTTTTCCGACGGATAATCGAACCGTTATTCGTACATTTCCAGCACTCTTGGGATGGAACACCGTCAATTACAACGGCGTCTTCCGTTCGCTGAATGATGGCGCTTCGTGGACGCAACTGAACGTTCCTCTTGCATTGAACTCGGCCTCGCTTTTCACAGACCTCGCCGGAAACATGTTTGTTCATAATATCGCGCTTTATCGTTCCACCGACAACGGCAACACTTGGCGCAGCTTGAACACCGGATTCAATACCGCCGGTTACAGCTTTTTTCTGGGCAGCATGAATGGCCATATTTTTGCCGCTAATACCTCCGGCAGCAGCCTGTCACGCGGATTGTTTCGCACGATTGATAACGGCGACAACTGGACGCAATTGCCGTTGCCTCTACCAGCGGGACATCGCGTTTTCACGATGAGCATTAGAAGTGATGCGCTCGCTTTCGCCATCACCGACAGCAACAATGTTTCGGCAACGCGCCGGCTTTACCGTTCCACGGACAATGGGCAAACGTGGATTTTGGCCAATGTGCCGCAAGCGAACAACCTCGCATTCAGCCCAATTGCCGGAACCGTCTTCGTTACGTCTTTGGATGGGACAGTTCGCCGTTCCAACAACAATGGTCAGACGTGGATTCTGACCAGCCTGGCTGGCTTCAGCAGTTTTGTCCCACTGTGGTTTAGCGGGGACAGTGTGTTTGCTTTCAACAGCACGCAAGGCAGCGTCGCTTTCTTTCGGTCCACCAATAATGGCGAGACCTGGGAGAATCTGAATGCACCTTTGAGGAATTGGAGCTTTTTAAGAATTTCTTTCCCCATTTATGTTACAGGCGACAGCAGTGTCTATCGTTTTGGCGCGGACAATCGCTGGGCGAAGTTTGTTTTCCCTGAACCTCTTGAATCGGGATTGACCATTGGGCTTTCAATTTCGTCACCATATCTCCTGGCGTTTGGATCGAGATTCGATGTGGCGCTCCGCACGGTCGTGGGCCAAACCAGCATGTGGCAATTGCACGACGATACCGGCATTTGGCAAAAAGCACGGTTGCCTGACCAAACCAAATTTTTTTGGTTGCAAATGCAAACTTTGCATACGATCGGCAATGTCTTCTATCTGGGAACATTTGACTCTGGCGTGCTTCGTTCGGCAGACCAAGGCCTCACCTGGACACCGTTATTGCCAAGCGCCACGTCCGTTGCGGAAACAAACCGGCCGATAAGAGATTTTTCATTGCACCAAAACTACCCCAACCCCTTCAACCCCTCCACCCAAATCTCTTTTGCTTTGCCGCAAGCCCAAAAGGTGACGCTCAAAGTCTTCGACCTCACCGGCAAGGAAGTGGCAACATTGCTGCAGAACACACACAAACCGGCGGGGGCGCATGAGGTGATTTTCGCGGCGGGGCAGCTTGCCAGCGGGGTTTACCTCTACCGGCTGCAGGCGGGCGAGTGGGTGGAGACGAAGAAGATGATTTTGGTGAGATAG
- a CDS encoding T9SS type A sorting domain-containing protein, protein MRASFLIGFLTLLLHGEALPQFTETRLFASDGVRGDGFGASVSISGNYAIIGASFKNSAQGAAYVFKRSPAGWVQQSILTATDGVAGDGFGITASLAGDRAIIGATHVNGGTGAVYIFALTQGVWKEEARLTASDGQSREFLGSSVAISGDYALAGARTANGSAGAVYVFMRTAGGWLEQTKLVASDAAPFDVFGWYSSLSGDFAIIGAYGKDNRKGAAYVFERTQDTWIERVKLTAPDGVAGDQFGVVNISGKYAIVGAPTHNSRGAAYLYEQTTSGWRLRTKLTSTDPNAGDFGIAVAVSETHAIVGADFTDILAGAAFVFQPAGSRWNETAKLTASDRQIANLFGNQVSISGNAILVGTPNGIVNGVVSGVVYVYENSSTSVKAWDQLSQLPSEILLEQNYPNPFNPSTQISFALPQAQKVTLKVFDLTGKEVATLLQNVHKPAGAHEVIFAAGQLASGVYLYRLQAGEWVETKRMVLIR, encoded by the coding sequence ATGCGAGCCTCGTTCCTAATCGGATTTCTCACCTTGCTGTTGCATGGGGAAGCATTGCCGCAATTTACAGAGACCAGACTGTTTGCCAGCGATGGTGTCAGAGGAGATGGTTTTGGCGCCTCCGTCTCAATCTCGGGAAACTATGCAATCATCGGGGCTTCTTTCAAGAATTCGGCTCAAGGAGCTGCCTATGTCTTCAAGCGTTCGCCTGCCGGGTGGGTGCAACAAAGCATCCTCACCGCCACCGATGGCGTTGCAGGAGATGGTTTTGGGATCACGGCCTCGCTTGCTGGTGACCGAGCGATTATCGGTGCTACTCATGTGAACGGCGGCACGGGCGCGGTTTACATTTTCGCGCTTACACAGGGCGTTTGGAAAGAGGAGGCCAGGCTGACCGCTAGTGATGGGCAATCGCGTGAGTTCCTCGGCTCTTCCGTCGCGATCTCCGGTGATTATGCTCTCGCAGGAGCTCGAACGGCTAATGGATCAGCAGGCGCAGTATACGTTTTCATGCGTACAGCCGGGGGCTGGCTTGAACAGACGAAGCTTGTTGCCAGCGACGCTGCGCCTTTTGATGTTTTTGGCTGGTATTCTTCGCTCTCCGGCGATTTCGCCATCATCGGCGCTTATGGCAAAGACAATAGAAAGGGAGCAGCCTATGTCTTTGAGCGCACGCAAGACACTTGGATCGAACGAGTGAAACTGACGGCACCAGATGGAGTGGCGGGCGACCAATTTGGTGTCGTTAATATCTCGGGGAAGTATGCCATTGTCGGAGCGCCGACACACAATTCCAGAGGCGCCGCATATCTTTACGAACAAACGACCAGCGGTTGGAGGTTGCGCACAAAACTGACGTCAACAGATCCCAACGCAGGAGATTTCGGGATCGCAGTTGCAGTTTCTGAAACTCACGCGATAGTGGGAGCCGACTTCACAGATATTTTAGCAGGAGCTGCATTTGTTTTTCAACCTGCTGGAAGCCGATGGAATGAAACAGCCAAGCTAACGGCGAGTGATCGGCAAATAGCAAATCTTTTCGGAAATCAAGTGTCAATTTCAGGTAACGCCATCTTGGTGGGGACGCCCAATGGCATCGTTAATGGGGTTGTCTCAGGTGTTGTCTACGTGTATGAGAATTCCTCCACCTCTGTGAAGGCCTGGGATCAGTTGTCGCAATTGCCATCAGAGATTTTACTGGAACAAAACTACCCCAACCCCTTCAACCCCTCCACCCAAATCTCTTTTGCTTTGCCGCAAGCGCAAAAGGTGACGCTCAAAGTCTTCGACCTCACCGGCAAGGAAGTGGCAACATTGCTGCAGAACGTACACAAACCGGCGGGGGCGCATGAGGTGATTTTCGCGGCGGGGCAGCTTGCCAGCGGGGTTTACCTCTACCGGCTGCAGGCGGGCGAGTGGGTGGAGACGAAGAGAATGGTGTTGATCAGATAA
- a CDS encoding T9SS type A sorting domain-containing protein encodes MNCKIPTKKAAIVILLVSLSTIANAQVPYLVKDINPGPNGSGPYELTNVNGTLFFRATDGINGIGLWKSNGTSEGTVPIIVSDPAVGKAFFFSNFVNGDGVLFFLAAVSYNDFILWKSDGTTDGTSLIKKFDPEGKSFTSFLTFVNRTLFFIANDQEHGIELWRSNGTAEGTLLVKDINPVGDSQLYGLTNVNGTLFFFNNKGFVNGYELWKSDGSADGTVLLKTFPGGFSSPFIPTNANGTLFFFANDGVSGFELWKSDGTATGTVLVKDINPGNGSSISSNSFYQSELINVNGTLFFGAVEGTTTGLELWKSDGSLEGTVLVKDINQTVIVNSFPRSLTAVNGSLFFWAFHDIQRISLWKSDGTPEGTLLVKDLTSEKISQILLLTDVNGTLFFASHYDAFSNNKLWKSDGTADGTVEVGPPFNPIYLTNVDGTLLFSAEGAGAGLELWALKTQTTSVNEGDGQPALFGLFQNYPNPFNPSTKISFALPSAQEVTLKIFNLAGQEVATLLDNEHRAAGVHALTFEAQHLPSGIYLYRLQAGEFVETKRMVLIR; translated from the coding sequence ATGAACTGTAAGATCCCTACAAAGAAAGCCGCTATTGTCATCTTGCTTGTTTCACTTTCAACGATAGCTAATGCTCAGGTCCCGTATCTCGTTAAGGATATAAATCCTGGTCCAAATGGTTCGGGACCGTATGAACTGACAAATGTCAATGGAACACTTTTTTTTCGAGCCACTGACGGTATCAATGGTATTGGCCTCTGGAAAAGCAACGGCACGTCAGAAGGTACAGTCCCAATCATAGTTAGCGATCCAGCAGTTGGTAAAGCTTTTTTCTTTAGTAACTTTGTAAACGGCGATGGTGTACTTTTCTTTCTTGCGGCTGTTTCTTATAATGACTTCATTCTTTGGAAAAGTGATGGTACCACAGATGGCACATCGCTAATCAAAAAATTTGACCCCGAGGGTAAATCATTCACATCGTTTTTAACATTTGTCAACAGGACTCTGTTTTTTATTGCCAATGACCAAGAACATGGGATAGAATTATGGAGAAGCAACGGAACTGCCGAAGGAACTTTATTGGTCAAAGACATTAACCCTGTAGGCGATTCACAGCTTTACGGACTAACTAACGTCAATGGAACACTATTCTTCTTCAACAACAAAGGTTTCGTGAACGGTTATGAATTGTGGAAAAGCGATGGTTCTGCCGATGGGACTGTGCTCTTGAAAACCTTCCCAGGAGGATTTTCATCTCCCTTCATCCCGACTAATGCCAATGGAACACTTTTCTTTTTCGCCAATGACGGTGTCAGTGGTTTTGAATTGTGGAAAAGCGACGGGACCGCTACCGGAACAGTATTGGTCAAAGACATTAATCCGGGGAATGGGAGTAGTATAAGCTCTAATTCGTTTTATCAAAGCGAGCTTATAAATGTGAATGGTACGCTTTTCTTTGGTGCGGTTGAGGGTACGACTACCGGATTAGAGCTATGGAAGAGCGACGGGAGTCTTGAAGGTACCGTACTCGTAAAAGACATAAACCAGACGGTAATTGTGAATTCATTCCCAAGATCATTGACCGCAGTTAACGGATCCCTTTTCTTTTGGGCATTTCATGATATACAAAGAATCAGCTTGTGGAAGAGCGACGGGACGCCTGAAGGCACTCTACTGGTCAAGGACCTTACTTCTGAAAAAATATCACAAATTCTGCTATTGACCGATGTCAATGGAACACTCTTCTTTGCTTCTCATTATGACGCGTTCAGTAACAACAAGTTGTGGAAAAGTGATGGCACCGCGGATGGAACAGTAGAGGTAGGCCCTCCCTTTAATCCGATCTATCTAACAAACGTCGATGGCACGCTCCTTTTTAGCGCCGAAGGTGCTGGTGCTGGGCTGGAGCTGTGGGCGCTTAAAACACAAACTACTTCGGTAAATGAAGGTGATGGACAGCCTGCCTTGTTCGGTCTTTTTCAAAATTACCCCAACCCCTTCAACCCTTCGACCAAAATCTCCTTTGCCTTGCCGTCTGCTCAAGAAGTAACACTAAAAATTTTCAACCTCGCTGGCCAGGAAGTCGCCACGCTGCTGGACAACGAGCACAGGGCTGCGGGCGTGCATGCACTGACGTTCGAAGCGCAGCATCTTCCCAGCGGAATTTATTTGTACAGATTGCAAGCTGGTGAGTTTGTGGAAACAAAGCGGATGGTTTTGATTCGATAA
- a CDS encoding ATP-binding protein, producing the protein MNEVTTSDFIIAIGFTVAMISLVVGMFGFQLVISARRLRKTQRLADAALEFTPAFITILLDGRDRVADVKVRHPAVAGHLRTALFGIKLAELGFLPAALRIPRDAVAAPAPPVEAASRRAPLQLPDGEVLYLEWERQRSGDNSDFHLLRGFDITNELLHTQRKLQVLSATSSEGEERERKRIAEDLHDRIGEILISSSRLLDNLKKQNATPEIRQGLEELERTIAEFTKGTRTLISDLVPPILYNVGLVAALEALAVDFKRQHDLAIQLEDGWQEMQINQEIGIFLYKAVREFIYNAVKHGGADEILISPSRAEHQLALTVEDNGSGFAVEASQLAMNTDSGFGLFNVKNRVEYYQGGLEIGNSAKLGGGQIRVWVPQDKAGRGE; encoded by the coding sequence GTGAATGAAGTAACAACCTCTGACTTCATTATTGCCATAGGCTTCACGGTTGCCATGATCAGCCTGGTCGTCGGCATGTTCGGTTTTCAACTGGTGATTTCAGCAAGAAGGCTCCGCAAGACGCAGCGGCTGGCGGACGCCGCGCTGGAATTCACGCCTGCTTTCATCACGATCCTGCTCGATGGTCGCGACCGTGTTGCCGACGTCAAGGTGCGCCATCCGGCAGTGGCCGGCCATTTGCGTACGGCACTGTTCGGCATAAAGCTCGCAGAGCTGGGCTTCCTGCCAGCCGCGCTGCGGATTCCTCGCGACGCTGTTGCCGCCCCGGCGCCGCCGGTGGAGGCGGCCAGCCGCCGCGCGCCGCTGCAATTGCCAGACGGCGAAGTTCTCTACCTCGAATGGGAGCGGCAACGCTCCGGGGACAATTCCGACTTCCACCTCCTGCGGGGATTCGACATCACCAACGAGCTGTTGCACACGCAGCGCAAGCTGCAAGTGCTGTCCGCCACTTCCTCGGAAGGGGAGGAGCGCGAGCGCAAACGCATCGCCGAGGATCTCCACGATCGCATCGGCGAAATCCTGATTTCCTCCTCACGCCTGCTCGATAACCTGAAAAAGCAGAACGCCACGCCGGAGATACGGCAGGGGCTCGAAGAGTTGGAACGCACCATTGCAGAATTCACCAAGGGCACGCGCACGCTGATTTCCGATCTCGTGCCGCCCATCCTCTACAATGTCGGCTTGGTGGCGGCCCTTGAAGCGCTGGCGGTGGATTTCAAGCGGCAGCACGATCTTGCCATTCAGCTCGAAGACGGCTGGCAGGAAATGCAGATCAATCAGGAAATTGGCATTTTCCTTTACAAAGCCGTGCGGGAGTTCATTTACAATGCCGTCAAACACGGCGGCGCAGATGAGATTCTCATCTCGCCGAGTCGCGCCGAGCACCAGCTCGCCCTGACGGTGGAAGACAATGGCTCGGGCTTCGCCGTGGAGGCCAGCCAGTTGGCGATGAATACCGATTCAGGCTTCGGCTTGTTCAATGTGAAGAATCGCGTGGAATACTATCAAGGTGGGCTCGAGATCGGCAATTCAGCCAAATTGGGCGGCGGACAGATTCGCGTTTGGGTGCCGCAAGACAAGGCGGGGCGTGGGGAGTAG
- a CDS encoding response regulator transcription factor gives MKIKVLLVEDHHVIRAGFRALLESQSAVEVVGETDNGAEAIDLALKLQPQVVIMDIGLRGSEITGTQATRKITAAHKEIKVIALSVMEDGPHVKGMMSAGASGYLSKGCTADELHEAIQTVMEGKFYFSKGVNATIQEEFVNILRQTPSPNPNALSDRELEVLRFIALGENSKTIALRFNISSKTVDTHRRNIMEKLKLYSVADLTKYAIREKIIQEGE, from the coding sequence ATGAAGATCAAAGTCCTGTTGGTTGAAGATCATCACGTGATTCGCGCGGGATTTCGCGCGCTGCTGGAGAGCCAGTCTGCGGTGGAAGTGGTGGGCGAGACGGATAACGGTGCGGAGGCGATTGATCTGGCGCTCAAGCTGCAGCCGCAGGTGGTGATTATGGATATCGGTTTGCGCGGCTCAGAAATCACCGGCACGCAGGCCACACGCAAAATCACCGCGGCGCACAAGGAGATCAAAGTCATTGCGCTTTCCGTGATGGAAGACGGCCCCCACGTCAAAGGCATGATGTCAGCCGGCGCCTCGGGCTATTTGTCCAAAGGTTGCACCGCCGATGAATTGCACGAAGCCATTCAAACCGTGATGGAAGGCAAATTCTACTTTAGCAAAGGCGTGAATGCCACGATTCAGGAAGAGTTCGTGAATATCCTGCGGCAGACCCCCTCGCCCAATCCCAATGCCCTGAGCGACCGCGAGCTGGAAGTTTTGCGGTTTATTGCTCTGGGAGAAAATTCCAAAACCATCGCCCTCCGTTTCAATATTTCCTCCAAAACCGTTGACACCCACCGCCGCAATATCATGGAAAAGCTCAAACTCTACAGCGTGGCAGACTTGACGAAGTATGCCATTCGGGAGAAGATCATTCAGGAAGGGGAGTGA